One genomic segment of Phalacrocorax aristotelis unplaced genomic scaffold, bGulAri2.1 scaffold_85, whole genome shotgun sequence includes these proteins:
- the LOC142051044 gene encoding olfactory receptor 14C36-like, with protein sequence MSNGSSITEFLLLAFTDTRELQLLHFWLFLGIYLAALLGNGLIITAIACDHRLHTPMYFFLLNLSLIDLGSISTTLPKSMANSLWDTRDISYAGCAAQAFLFVLLISAEFFLLTVMAYDRYVAICKPLHYGPLLGSRACAHMAAAAWAGGLLHALLHTASTFSLPLCHGNALEQFFCEIPQFLKLSCSDTYLREVGLLVVTVCVALSCFVFISFSYVQIFRAVLRLPSNQGRHKAFSTCLPHLAVVSLFVSTVMVACLEPLSISSPSPDVVVAFLYSVVPPAVNPLIYSLRNQEIKVTMWKLMNGCFFPGTINYLFSSAQHS encoded by the coding sequence ATGTCCAACGGCAGCTCCATCACTGAATTCCTCCTCCTGGCATTCACAGACACgcgggagctgcagctcctgcacttCTGGCTCTTCCTAGGCATCTACCTGGCTGCCCTCCTGGGCAACGGACTCATCATCACCGCCATCGCCTGCGACCACCGCCTCCACACCCCCAtgtacttcttcctcctcaaccTCTCACTTATTGACCTTGGCTCCATCTCCACCACTCTCCCCAAATCCATGGCCAATTCCCTCTGGGACACCAGAGACATCTCCTACGCAGGATGTGCTGCACAAGCCTTTCTGTTTGTCCTTTTAATATCAGCAGAGTTTTTTCTCCTCACGGTCATGGCCTACGACCGCTACGTGGCCATCTGCAAACCCCTGCACTACGGGCCcctgctgggcagcagagctTGTGCCcacatggcagcagctgcctgggctggTGGGCTTCTCCATGCTCTGCTGCACACGGCCAGTACATTTTCACTCCCCCTCTGCCATGGCAATGCCCTGGAGCAGTTCTTCTGTGAAATTCCCCAATTCCTCAAGCTCTCCTGCTCAGACACCTACCTCAGGGAAGTTGGGCTTCTTGTGGTTACTGTCTGTGTAGCACTCAGctgttttgtcttcatttctttctcctacGTGCAGATCTTCAGGGCTGTGCTGAGGCTCCCCTCCAATCAGGGACGGCACAAAGCCTTTTCCACGTGCCTCCCTCACCTGGCCGTGGTCTCCCTGTTTGTCAGCACTGTCATGGTTGCATGTCTGGAACCCCTCTCcatctcctccccatccccagatGTTGTGGTGGCATTTCTGTACTCGGTGGTGCCTCCAGCAGTGAACCCCCTCATCTACAGCCTGAGGAACCAGGAGATCAAGGTTACAATGTGGAAACTGATGAAtggatgtttttttccaggaacAATAAACTACCTGTTTTCCTCTGCACAGCATTCATAA